The following are encoded in a window of Methylicorpusculum oleiharenae genomic DNA:
- a CDS encoding DUF7146 domain-containing protein → MNASAIESKDVRDAVRGSWLSVLDDLAPEISQAIEKPGLRHIPCPVHGGKDGFRLFRDANLSGGGCCNTCGPKPDGFSLLMWLRGWSFPEALSAVADALGISSSFRRAKPAVKKQPQFDQSKSSVNDDKLRLLLRSVWQESTSIHHPDAEPVRLYLQSRGLDSWLPNWPSLRFHPKMQYRNEDNHVAGYFPAMLALVEKNNQAVTIHRTFLTDDGRKAPVNSPKKLMPVPADRLIVGSGIHLGKPGRVLSVTEGIETALAVIEATGMVAWPLISSTLMSHFIIPQGVEKLIIWSDLDRSLAGTFAAQKLAERAKAQGIQVEIREPSGPLPIDAKSIDWLDVLNQSGPNAFVFRSVS, encoded by the coding sequence ATGAACGCCTCAGCCATTGAATCCAAAGATGTAAGAGATGCTGTTCGTGGCTCATGGTTGTCTGTTTTAGATGACCTTGCCCCTGAAATCAGCCAAGCAATCGAAAAGCCAGGACTCCGGCATATTCCTTGCCCTGTCCATGGTGGAAAAGATGGCTTTCGTTTATTTCGAGATGCCAACTTGTCGGGTGGAGGTTGCTGCAACACATGCGGACCTAAACCAGACGGCTTTTCATTGCTGATGTGGCTGAGAGGTTGGAGTTTTCCGGAAGCGCTATCGGCCGTAGCTGATGCGCTTGGAATATCTTCAAGTTTCAGACGCGCGAAACCAGCCGTAAAAAAGCAACCGCAATTTGATCAGTCAAAATCCTCTGTGAACGATGACAAACTCAGATTGCTTTTACGATCAGTCTGGCAGGAGTCGACATCGATCCATCATCCCGATGCCGAACCTGTAAGGCTTTACTTACAATCGCGCGGTTTGGATAGCTGGCTACCCAATTGGCCAAGCCTTCGGTTTCATCCGAAGATGCAGTATCGGAACGAAGACAACCATGTGGCTGGATACTTTCCTGCAATGCTGGCTTTGGTCGAAAAAAACAACCAGGCCGTTACGATCCATCGCACCTTTTTGACGGATGATGGTCGCAAGGCGCCGGTTAATTCTCCCAAGAAGTTAATGCCCGTACCCGCGGATAGATTGATTGTGGGATCTGGTATTCATCTTGGAAAGCCTGGTCGTGTTCTATCTGTTACAGAGGGCATCGAAACAGCCTTGGCTGTTATCGAAGCAACGGGAATGGTGGCATGGCCATTGATCAGTTCCACGTTGATGAGTCACTTTATCATTCCGCAAGGCGTGGAAAAGCTCATCATTTGGTCGGATCTGGATCGATCGCTTGCAGGAACCTTCGCGGCTCAAAAACTTGCCGAACGCGCTAAAGCACAGGGCATTCAAGTTGAAATCCGTGAACCGTCAGGGCCTTTGCCTATTGATGCCAAAAGCATCGATTGGCTGGATGTCCTCAATCAAAGCGGGCCGAATGCGTTTGTCTTTCGGTCTGTAAGTTAG
- a CDS encoding cysteine protease codes for MSNFFFQKKVDRRSRSAMVDFLKSHYRYNTMSSWNRSSSYAHCIKIHRLGLTSEQSDKAYESLDTDFWDEIRWPIDEFTTSQGGCYTIGTNGRSGGYLVLYQSRRELTGHLSYCPSCGQRSFKKVPPTFEDANENVIAQEILRSQKSWLPDVYLSQPAIEALPLSIDEKLSLIVRIRSQLVNLNCTVTDACGVCSKPRRNFDVSPSQLSVYPGKSIDQHEDFYAEDWSMDALRDRVDLVCAFDAACDDIRSNFIALLDDFDVVEETIQRPVKVKKLIARAA; via the coding sequence ATGTCTAATTTCTTTTTTCAAAAGAAAGTTGACCGTCGCAGCCGTTCCGCCATGGTTGATTTTTTAAAATCTCATTACCGCTATAACACAATGAGTTCTTGGAATCGTTCTTCGTCATACGCCCATTGCATCAAGATCCATCGTCTCGGTTTAACCTCTGAGCAATCAGATAAAGCCTATGAATCGCTGGATACTGATTTTTGGGATGAAATCAGATGGCCAATTGACGAGTTCACTACTTCTCAAGGTGGTTGTTACACGATTGGCACGAACGGTCGTTCAGGTGGATATTTGGTCTTGTATCAATCTCGCCGTGAATTAACTGGTCATCTCAGCTACTGTCCTTCTTGTGGTCAACGGAGCTTCAAAAAAGTGCCACCGACTTTCGAAGATGCTAACGAGAATGTCATTGCTCAGGAAATACTCAGAAGTCAGAAATCTTGGCTTCCTGATGTTTATTTGAGTCAGCCTGCAATCGAGGCTTTACCGCTTTCAATAGATGAGAAATTGTCATTGATTGTTCGCATAAGATCTCAATTGGTTAACCTTAATTGCACAGTTACTGATGCCTGTGGTGTTTGCAGTAAACCACGTCGAAACTTCGATGTGTCGCCTTCGCAATTATCCGTTTATCCGGGCAAAAGCATCGATCAGCATGAGGATTTTTATGCCGAAGACTGGTCAATGGATGCTTTACGCGATCGTGTTGATCTCGTCTGCGCTTTTGATGCCGCTTGCGACGATATTCGTAGCAACTTCATCGCGCTGCTTGATGATTTTGACGTTGTCGAGGAAACGATACAACGTCCGGTCAAAGTAAAAAAGCTTATTGCTCGTGCAGCTTAG
- a CDS encoding fibronectin type III domain-containing protein, which produces MRIFTFLTLFSFFLTAWGAQPAPSQVTGVTATQGTLLQRVTLSWSSAPRATAYDVYRSTAYGTKGSALASNLTVLTFDDITNNATHYFYTLVAKNASGASPDSVQVEGWGNIVSPVNTLTATQGTVIDAVHLTWSPIVNATGYNIYRATSSGGALSLLGSTVTTSYNDASSGFGTAYYYKATAIVGGVEGPLGNEATGWGQQPTPSQVSGVSASQGVYYDKVTVSWSSSTGALAYDVYRSITAGSKSNTVAIDLTGNSYDDTATTVSTHYFYTVVAKNATGNSPDSTQSEGWIKVPGTISTLSATKGTVLNAVDLSWLPVADATSYNVYRASSSGGALTLIGSATTPTFTDSTSGFSAAYYYRTTAIVGTIEGPQSNEAVGWGKQPVPDQVTGVTASQGAYYEKVSIAWSVAANASSYDIFRSSTAGDKGSLIASNLAALSYDDTAATGGSPFFYIVVAKNAAGYAPDSSQSEGWGKIPGTVGGLSATQGTVVNAVTLSWSATPDATRYNIYRASSSGGSLTLVANSTVPGFTDSTTGFGSAFYYKISVMVGAVEGSASVEVAGWGKQPVPDQVTGVSASQATYYDKVLVSWASTTNADTYDVYRSSNSGTRGSIIASDLSVLTYDDTTATGGTHYFYTIVAKNGTGSSPDSSQVDGWGKLPTTINALSASQGTVINAVELTWSPVADATSYKIYRAPSSGGTLTLIGNSSTPNFTDSTSSFGLAFYYKVSAMVDMVEGPKSNEVVGWGQQPAPLQVTGVTATQDTFYDKVKVSWSFSINAASFDLYRSTAFGAKGYLIASGLSILTYDDTAAMGGGTHYFYTVVAKNATGSSPDSTQAEGWGKLPATINTLTATQGTVINAVQLSWLAVPDATSYKVYRANSSGGALTLVSTSLAASYTDSTSGFGNAFYYKVTALVGTVEGPVGNEAAGWGKQPAPVQVTGVTASQGTYYDKVTVSWSSSTGALAYDVYRSSTAGTKGNTVATDLTGNSYDDGTATGGAHYFYTIVAKNGTGSSPDSSQAEGWGKLPATVNTLSATQGTLTAKVKLTWVGLPDATGYEIYRATSSGGTGSLIATVGTTTSYDDNNALPGSAFYYTVKTKVSSLVGPAGNEAAGWSKQPAPISTLTASLGTVTSAISLSWTADPEASSYEVWRSTSSGGSASLIGNPTSSNFVDSTTQGVAYYYYTVKTKVGGAVGPVGNEAKGFANAAPTSASVTLATTSYVPSAETLPIVVDPNIDAGQGENLSFAITEQTTSGMVSISNGKFKYTPPVDGSFSGPLSFKFVVTDRGDQTFTANGSVNVSCTAPSISALSPTTPVLIATEFSSSITYSIPACSKTKQIDINILDNNNVSVSSTVLQNITTGIGNVALFNTKGLSKSGTFSVKAHIATDIGEDVKSAQLVVKPVNLPVMGILPSTSVIDGQDTIDVTLQNPSVVNCQFTSDKSTALADASKCLVELSTPPYGLTIDNSGALPSLHGIIQNSGQYTIDATVSKFNGQDLLVVGKVSKTIIASCPQSTINSFSTTSNLLPYIKPTYKFNYDALACNGALSANFVITANKDGSTVESRPITLTDFGSDLEYSLIGQGLSEGGYTANLSIQGAEGTATKTFAFNVKQTPLPSISISPSLIDQGETKISIGVVPSQDKNCPLTSTQSDAENDPRKCFVFFNYSVPGLQTVIDSNGLPSVIGYTSLSGSFDIGLNVSRWLDGQRYDLKPVTKTLVVRDYSIPVFAFSGATEMFTGVSKSDLELKQTDGTNCYLFLNYNDALKNAIAGKKSCLATFTIPSDLTPAVNLNSVQLNGTFATVGEKSISYSVSRIYADGMALQLGTGSHTVQVTEPPAPGMAFSGGSKIAEDKYFLQSGSAFTRLTVSTNPILSAKVKITSDDTVQPITRNNVTNGSSFWLATENLPLLQEREVKVRVAWMDYPSVFSEKLLKVVGGPQGTPKLHVEVPQTANSTDELVAKVKIGQYTAAGFVYDKTMLSDWKGQLFVETNNSARSPVSDVVDLVNGEAEFKLNPANKLFMKISASADIVSSIDGLHYPIQSPTKYVGIVNTAPLVGIIIAKQLEAPAPKVFTLDLDLSVDNKVALKETHWEESIDNGDTWQEIEALSPVRVRVSIGMRTPGRKLIRVKMASKTGIESYTTPVEVWAYSKLDVNIIGPSHVAPGYPVTIGAELYRDGKATAAAIYDWVVEYHDRAETTSGPTVTINDSTENKILISLRARPSDTNANDKYAWTIDRHVITTKIPSYPSVSASGPRDVEVGKTYHYVGTTRPSWGNVPSVHTIGSEWELPDGRIVTGNEVDWSPSQSDLVDPKPLKFRAWVNEFKESTIRESTVSYVPWEYVWPNFSVALKQLTVQAPADLFFIVSHDRPEMNRRFEDLKYEWIFPTNVNARQNEAFPNRAAGQAVYAGEYDITIKISDSRGNQTQLTQHVVAEPAVPYAPTIKVGKSNYYDRVPMTVTVRPTIYGGHPLDSVVGQIWKVDGLQIDDYTNRSYMVSTITEPGDHTISYTLNSKMGETATVSHSLHLVANQKPSCQLTAIPNAYVVYAEAKCTDADGKIVGYAWRVNDQPISATSYRISFGKTGTPQSAKATITAIDDAKDPSVPVSITIDY; this is translated from the coding sequence ATGCGCATTTTTACTTTTTTGACGTTATTTTCTTTTTTCTTGACCGCATGGGGAGCCCAGCCTGCTCCGTCTCAGGTAACAGGTGTAACGGCAACTCAAGGTACATTATTACAGCGCGTAACACTTTCATGGTCATCGGCGCCAAGGGCCACTGCATATGATGTCTATCGATCTACAGCATATGGAACAAAAGGTTCTGCTCTTGCTTCGAATTTAACCGTTCTTACTTTTGATGATATTACTAATAATGCCACCCACTATTTCTACACATTAGTTGCCAAGAATGCGTCAGGAGCTTCACCTGATTCCGTTCAGGTTGAAGGATGGGGAAACATAGTATCGCCCGTGAACACATTAACAGCCACGCAAGGTACCGTTATTGATGCAGTTCATTTGACATGGAGTCCTATAGTAAATGCCACGGGTTACAACATCTATCGAGCAACCAGCTCAGGGGGAGCGCTAAGTCTTCTTGGTTCGACGGTAACAACTTCCTATAACGACGCATCATCAGGGTTTGGAACGGCCTATTATTACAAAGCAACAGCAATTGTCGGCGGGGTTGAAGGTCCACTGGGCAATGAGGCAACAGGCTGGGGACAGCAGCCCACTCCGTCTCAAGTGTCAGGCGTCTCGGCCTCTCAAGGAGTCTACTATGACAAGGTGACGGTTTCCTGGTCTTCGTCCACCGGCGCTCTTGCTTATGATGTCTATCGATCCATTACAGCCGGTTCCAAAAGCAATACCGTTGCAATCGACCTGACAGGCAATAGCTACGATGATACCGCCACAACTGTCAGCACTCACTATTTCTATACGGTTGTAGCTAAGAATGCCACGGGCAATTCACCAGACTCAACCCAATCCGAAGGGTGGATAAAAGTTCCTGGGACTATTAGCACTCTCTCAGCGACGAAAGGCACCGTACTCAATGCTGTCGATCTGAGTTGGTTACCCGTTGCCGATGCTACAAGTTATAACGTTTACCGTGCTTCCAGTTCAGGCGGAGCATTAACACTGATAGGAAGTGCGACAACCCCAACTTTCACTGACTCTACTTCGGGTTTTAGTGCCGCTTATTATTACAGGACGACAGCCATTGTTGGCACGATTGAAGGGCCGCAAAGTAATGAAGCAGTCGGATGGGGAAAGCAGCCTGTTCCTGATCAAGTTACCGGTGTTACTGCTTCTCAAGGAGCCTATTATGAAAAGGTAAGCATTGCTTGGTCTGTTGCCGCAAATGCCAGCTCTTACGACATTTTCCGTTCATCGACTGCAGGCGACAAAGGTTCGCTAATAGCATCCAATCTGGCGGCCCTCAGTTATGACGATACAGCTGCTACAGGAGGAAGCCCCTTCTTCTATATAGTGGTGGCAAAAAATGCCGCTGGTTATGCTCCCGATTCCAGTCAGTCAGAAGGATGGGGCAAAATTCCAGGTACGGTAGGCGGGCTATCGGCTACCCAAGGTACTGTCGTTAATGCTGTCACGTTATCATGGTCAGCCACTCCAGATGCCACGCGTTATAACATTTACCGTGCTTCCAGTTCAGGAGGTTCTCTTACTTTAGTTGCCAATTCCACCGTCCCTGGTTTCACAGACTCAACTACTGGTTTTGGAAGTGCTTTCTACTACAAAATCAGTGTGATGGTAGGCGCTGTGGAGGGGTCTGCAAGTGTCGAAGTTGCTGGGTGGGGAAAGCAGCCAGTTCCTGATCAAGTAACAGGTGTATCGGCCTCCCAGGCAACATATTACGACAAAGTTTTAGTTTCTTGGGCTTCGACTACCAATGCGGATACCTATGATGTGTATCGATCATCAAATTCTGGAACAAGAGGATCGATCATTGCTTCGGATTTATCCGTTCTCACCTATGACGACACAACCGCAACGGGTGGCACTCACTATTTTTATACGATTGTGGCCAAGAACGGCACCGGCAGCTCTCCCGATTCTTCACAAGTTGACGGTTGGGGCAAGTTACCAACGACGATCAATGCTCTTTCAGCCAGTCAAGGGACAGTAATCAATGCTGTAGAACTCACATGGTCGCCCGTTGCCGATGCTACGAGTTATAAAATTTACCGTGCTCCCAGTTCAGGTGGCACATTGACTCTGATAGGTAATTCATCAACACCAAACTTTACTGATTCGACATCTTCCTTTGGTCTGGCCTTTTATTACAAAGTATCAGCTATGGTCGATATGGTCGAAGGTCCTAAGAGTAATGAGGTAGTAGGCTGGGGACAACAACCCGCCCCCCTTCAAGTCACGGGCGTTACTGCAACTCAAGATACTTTCTATGACAAGGTAAAAGTTTCCTGGTCATTTTCCATCAATGCAGCGTCTTTTGATCTTTATCGCTCGACAGCATTTGGTGCCAAAGGATATCTAATTGCATCCGGACTATCTATTCTCACTTACGATGACACAGCTGCAATGGGTGGTGGCACTCACTATTTCTATACGGTGGTCGCGAAGAATGCCACAGGTAGTTCTCCCGACTCCACTCAAGCCGAAGGCTGGGGCAAGTTGCCGGCAACCATCAACACCCTTACCGCCACTCAAGGCACAGTAATCAATGCCGTCCAATTATCCTGGTTAGCCGTACCCGACGCGACTAGCTATAAAGTTTATCGTGCGAATTCATCCGGTGGCGCACTCACGTTGGTAAGCACTTCGTTAGCAGCAAGCTACACCGATTCCACATCTGGATTTGGTAATGCGTTCTATTACAAAGTTACCGCCCTCGTGGGCACTGTTGAGGGTCCGGTTGGAAACGAAGCAGCGGGCTGGGGAAAGCAGCCGGCTCCGGTCCAGGTAACTGGCGTTACCGCCTCACAAGGCACCTACTATGACAAAGTAACGGTTTCCTGGTCTTCGTCCACCGGCGCTCTTGCTTATGATGTTTATCGTTCCTCGACGGCCGGTACCAAAGGTAATACTGTTGCAACCGACCTGACAGGCAATAGCTACGATGATGGCACCGCAACGGGTGGGGCTCACTATTTCTATACGATAGTGGCAAAGAACGGCACCGGCAGTTCCCCCGATTCTTCACAAGCTGAAGGCTGGGGCAAGTTGCCGGCGACAGTCAATACGCTTTCTGCCACTCAAGGCACTTTAACCGCCAAGGTTAAGTTAACTTGGGTCGGCCTTCCTGATGCTACCGGGTATGAGATTTATCGAGCAACCTCTTCCGGTGGCACCGGTTCTCTAATAGCAACCGTCGGCACGACTACCTCTTACGATGATAACAACGCGCTACCGGGGAGTGCGTTTTATTACACCGTCAAGACAAAAGTCAGTTCGCTTGTTGGGCCAGCAGGGAATGAAGCTGCAGGGTGGTCCAAGCAGCCAGCGCCAATTTCCACCTTAACCGCAAGTCTTGGGACCGTCACCAGCGCCATATCATTAAGTTGGACAGCAGACCCCGAGGCTTCGAGCTACGAGGTTTGGAGAAGCACATCAAGCGGTGGTTCAGCGTCTCTGATAGGAAATCCAACATCGTCAAATTTTGTTGACTCAACAACCCAGGGGGTTGCCTATTACTACTACACCGTTAAAACAAAGGTAGGAGGAGCCGTTGGGCCAGTAGGGAATGAGGCAAAGGGATTCGCCAATGCAGCTCCAACTTCGGCATCGGTTACTCTAGCCACAACATCCTATGTTCCCAGTGCGGAAACATTGCCCATCGTCGTCGACCCTAATATCGATGCTGGACAAGGGGAAAATCTTTCGTTCGCTATTACCGAACAAACCACTTCCGGAATGGTAAGTATTAGTAATGGGAAGTTTAAATATACACCTCCTGTGGACGGCTCTTTTTCAGGGCCATTGTCGTTTAAATTCGTTGTTACTGATCGAGGTGATCAAACTTTTACCGCGAATGGTTCTGTAAATGTTTCGTGTACAGCGCCTTCTATTTCAGCGCTTTCACCAACAACACCTGTTCTGATTGCAACGGAATTTTCTTCTTCAATAACTTACTCAATCCCGGCATGTTCAAAAACAAAACAGATTGATATCAATATCCTTGATAATAATAATGTTTCCGTGTCGTCTACGGTTTTACAAAATATAACCACTGGCATAGGTAATGTTGCCTTATTCAATACTAAAGGCTTATCTAAATCAGGTACTTTTTCTGTTAAGGCTCATATAGCAACAGATATAGGTGAAGACGTAAAATCCGCTCAACTGGTTGTGAAACCGGTTAATTTGCCGGTTATGGGCATATTGCCGTCAACCTCGGTAATTGATGGACAGGATACTATTGATGTTACCTTGCAGAACCCATCAGTTGTTAATTGCCAATTTACAAGTGATAAGTCTACTGCTCTGGCAGATGCATCGAAATGCTTGGTTGAGTTATCAACTCCTCCTTATGGATTAACGATAGATAATTCCGGCGCACTTCCTTCGCTTCACGGCATTATCCAAAATTCAGGTCAATATACTATTGATGCCACGGTTAGTAAGTTCAACGGCCAAGATTTATTAGTCGTCGGAAAGGTGTCAAAAACTATAATCGCTTCTTGTCCTCAGTCAACAATTAATTCGTTTTCAACGACATCGAACTTACTGCCATATATTAAACCTACCTATAAATTTAATTATGACGCGCTGGCTTGTAATGGTGCTTTATCAGCTAATTTTGTTATTACAGCCAATAAGGATGGAAGTACCGTTGAATCGCGCCCAATCACTCTCACAGATTTTGGTAGTGATCTCGAATATTCATTGATTGGTCAAGGATTGTCAGAAGGGGGTTATACCGCCAACTTATCAATTCAAGGTGCGGAAGGGACAGCAACGAAGACATTTGCTTTCAATGTCAAACAGACACCATTGCCTTCTATTTCAATTTCACCTTCACTTATTGATCAAGGGGAAACAAAAATTTCAATTGGGGTGGTTCCTTCTCAGGATAAGAACTGCCCGCTTACCTCGACACAAAGCGATGCGGAAAACGATCCGAGAAAATGTTTTGTTTTCTTCAACTATTCGGTTCCAGGGCTTCAAACTGTTATCGATAGCAATGGGTTGCCGTCAGTAATTGGATACACTTCGCTGTCGGGGAGTTTTGATATTGGCCTGAATGTGTCACGTTGGCTTGATGGTCAACGATACGATTTAAAGCCTGTAACAAAAACGCTTGTAGTTAGAGATTATAGCATTCCAGTCTTTGCATTTTCTGGAGCCACAGAAATGTTTACTGGCGTTTCCAAGTCTGATTTAGAGCTTAAACAGACTGACGGTACCAATTGTTATTTGTTTTTGAACTATAACGATGCATTAAAAAATGCCATTGCTGGCAAGAAATCTTGTCTCGCAACCTTCACGATCCCTTCTGATTTAACACCAGCAGTTAACTTAAACTCTGTCCAACTGAATGGAACTTTTGCAACAGTTGGCGAAAAATCAATTTCTTATTCAGTAAGCAGAATATATGCGGATGGAATGGCTCTTCAATTGGGGACTGGTTCTCATACTGTTCAGGTGACAGAACCACCAGCTCCTGGAATGGCTTTTTCCGGAGGCTCCAAAATTGCTGAGGACAAATATTTCCTTCAGTCCGGTTCTGCCTTCACTCGACTAACCGTATCCACAAATCCAATTCTTTCAGCCAAGGTAAAAATTACTTCCGATGATACCGTTCAACCCATCACAAGAAATAACGTAACTAATGGCAGTTCCTTTTGGTTAGCCACAGAAAATCTACCGTTACTTCAGGAACGTGAGGTCAAAGTTCGAGTTGCATGGATGGATTACCCATCTGTCTTCAGTGAAAAGTTGTTAAAAGTTGTTGGTGGGCCACAAGGAACTCCGAAGCTCCATGTCGAAGTTCCGCAGACAGCCAATAGCACAGACGAATTAGTAGCCAAGGTAAAAATTGGGCAATACACCGCTGCCGGATTTGTTTATGACAAAACAATGCTGAGTGATTGGAAAGGTCAATTATTCGTTGAAACAAATAATTCAGCTAGATCACCTGTATCTGATGTCGTTGATTTAGTGAATGGCGAGGCCGAGTTCAAATTAAATCCAGCTAATAAACTGTTTATGAAGATATCAGCGTCAGCCGATATTGTCTCGTCAATCGATGGATTACATTACCCAATTCAGTCACCAACTAAATATGTTGGCATAGTCAATACTGCGCCTTTGGTTGGAATCATTATCGCGAAACAACTCGAAGCGCCTGCTCCGAAGGTGTTCACGCTCGATCTTGATTTGTCTGTCGATAACAAGGTCGCATTAAAAGAAACCCACTGGGAAGAAAGTATAGATAACGGCGACACGTGGCAAGAAATTGAAGCGTTGAGCCCTGTTAGAGTTAGAGTCAGTATCGGAATGCGAACACCCGGCCGCAAATTGATTCGGGTAAAAATGGCCAGTAAAACTGGCATTGAAAGTTACACCACACCTGTAGAGGTTTGGGCATACTCTAAGCTCGACGTAAACATTATTGGCCCAAGCCATGTTGCACCTGGTTACCCAGTAACAATTGGTGCTGAACTCTATCGCGATGGAAAAGCAACCGCCGCCGCAATTTATGACTGGGTTGTTGAGTATCACGATAGAGCCGAAACAACGTCTGGACCAACCGTAACCATCAATGACAGCACTGAAAATAAAATCCTTATTTCGTTAAGAGCCAGACCGTCTGATACCAATGCAAATGATAAATACGCATGGACTATTGATCGCCACGTCATAACGACAAAAATCCCCAGTTATCCCTCTGTTTCAGCAAGTGGTCCACGAGATGTGGAAGTTGGAAAGACCTATCACTATGTAGGTACAACACGTCCTTCCTGGGGCAATGTTCCTAGTGTTCACACGATCGGGTCGGAATGGGAGTTGCCTGATGGTCGCATAGTTACTGGTAATGAAGTTGATTGGTCGCCTTCGCAATCTGATTTGGTCGATCCAAAGCCTTTGAAATTTAGAGCTTGGGTTAATGAATTCAAGGAATCCACAATCAGGGAATCCACCGTTTCCTATGTGCCTTGGGAATATGTTTGGCCTAACTTCTCGGTTGCGCTTAAACAATTAACTGTCCAGGCGCCGGCGGATTTGTTCTTCATCGTAAGTCATGATCGTCCTGAAATGAATAGGCGCTTTGAGGATTTGAAGTATGAATGGATTTTCCCTACCAATGTCAATGCCCGCCAAAACGAAGCATTCCCAAACCGTGCGGCTGGGCAGGCGGTATACGCAGGTGAATATGACATCACGATCAAGATTAGCGATTCCAGAGGGAACCAAACTCAATTGACCCAACATGTCGTTGCAGAGCCAGCCGTTCCCTATGCACCGACAATTAAAGTTGGAAAGTCCAATTACTATGATCGTGTACCAATGACTGTAACAGTCCGTCCAACCATTTATGGAGGACATCCTCTTGATTCAGTTGTTGGCCAAATATGGAAAGTCGATGGCTTGCAGATTGATGATTACACCAATCGAAGCTATATGGTCTCCACCATTACCGAACCAGGTGATCACACCATCAGTTACACGCTGAATAGCAAGATGGGTGAAACAGCTACCGTGAGCCACTCGCTGCATTTAGTCGCCAACCAAAAGCCCTCCTGCCAATTAACTGCCATTCCAAACGCCTATGTGGTTTATGCGGAGGCCAAGTGCACGGATGCGGATGGAAAGATTGTTGGCTATGCCTGGCGGGTCAATGACCAGCCAATCAGCGCGACATCTTACCGAATAAGCTTTGGCAAAACCGGTACGCCTCAATCAGCCAAAGCCACTATTACCGCCATTGATGATGCGAAAGACCCATCGGTCCCAGTATCCATCACTATCGACTACTAA
- a CDS encoding ATP-binding protein → MKQVSMKVNQSNLVKSLKFSFTNKTTVLGELMQNARRAGATSVNFEFAPETKILRVTDDGCGIDSIETLLTVAESGWDADVVAQEHPFGIGFLSALFACRHITVVSKSGRISVNTDDVLSFKPVNITPVPKWDNVTIITMVAVDLELGRIEHELKRLATAFPIPVLFNGAELNRPHAMDSGLEFDNTEIGYVCLAGF, encoded by the coding sequence ATGAAACAAGTATCAATGAAAGTTAATCAATCCAACCTGGTCAAAAGCTTGAAGTTCAGCTTTACCAATAAGACCACGGTTTTGGGTGAGCTCATGCAAAATGCCCGTCGTGCAGGCGCAACTTCGGTAAATTTCGAATTTGCTCCCGAAACCAAGATACTTCGCGTGACTGATGATGGCTGTGGTATCGATTCTATCGAGACCCTGCTTACCGTCGCCGAATCCGGTTGGGACGCCGATGTGGTTGCTCAAGAACATCCTTTTGGCATTGGTTTTTTATCTGCATTATTTGCCTGCCGTCATATCACTGTCGTCAGTAAAAGCGGAAGAATTTCCGTTAATACCGATGATGTTCTGTCATTCAAGCCGGTCAATATTACTCCTGTCCCAAAATGGGACAATGTAACAATCATTACTATGGTTGCTGTTGATCTTGAATTGGGTCGTATCGAGCACGAACTTAAACGTCTTGCCACTGCATTTCCAATTCCCGTTCTATTCAATGGCGCTGAACTCAATCGTCCTCATGCGATGGATTCAGGTCTTGAATTTGATAATACAGAAATTGGTTATGTTTGCCTGGCTGGTTTTTAA